A window of the Cololabis saira isolate AMF1-May2022 chromosome 19, fColSai1.1, whole genome shotgun sequence genome harbors these coding sequences:
- the tbcc gene encoding tubulin-specific chaperone C, whose amino-acid sequence MDHPAETSQENEFNGKIQERLHKRNQARVEDAERKKESQQSQSLAEEKSSYFSSSFYEQRDSVQQLLSSCAGADRAAATLRLEEATAQILLMQKFLNDSMPFLTSFHLTKAQAALQKLQASLAETREEALPKKKFAFRARSKAAEPVPAPAPAPEADRTPPDAASPADPGTTGVDGAPPSDLHGFSHRKDEFLSMTAEEILHRDLLLTHLTNCKVRLYGSPSTLHLKHIDSCEILCGPVSTSVFIDHCKDSTLAFPCQQLRTHNTTDTQVYLHVTSRAIIEYCRGMSFAPFSWSYPTLQDDFSASGLDQGRNNWNQVDDFNWLAAGTPSPNWTVIPEMERKTTWDP is encoded by the coding sequence ATGGACCACCCTGCGGAAACCAGTCAGGAAAATGAGTTTAACGGCAAAATACAAGAGCGGCTCCACAAACGGAACCAGGCGCGGGTGGAGGACGCCGAGCGGAAGAAagaatcccagcagagccagtCTCTCGCCGAGGAGAAGAGCTCGTACTTCTCCAGCAGCTTCTACGAGCAGCGGGACTCCGTCCAGCAGCTGCTGTCCAGCTGCGCCGGGGCCGACAGGGCTGCTGCGACCCTGCGGCTGGAGGAGGCCACGGCCCAGATCCTGCTGATGCAGAAGTTTCTGAATGACAGCATGCCGTTTCTCACGTCCTTCCACCTGACGAAAGCCCAAGCCGCCCTGCAGAAGCTCCAGGCGTCTCTCGCCGAGACCCGGGAGGAGGCTCTCCCCAAGAAGAAGTTTGCTTTCCGAGCTCGCAGTAAAGCGGCAGAGCCGgtcccagcaccagcaccagcaccagaggCGGACAGAACCCCCCCTGATGCTGCCAGCCCTGCGGATCCAGGGACAACAGGCGTGGACGGAGCCCCACCCTCAGACCTGCACGGTTTCTCCCACAGGAAGGATGAATTTCTAAGTATGACAGCAGAGGAGATCCTACACAGAGACTTGCTGTTGACTCATCTGACCAATTGCAAAGTGCGTCTGTATGGTTCCCCCAGCACCCTGCACCTGAAGCACATCGACAGCTGTGAGATCCTGTGTGGTCCTGTATCCACTTCAGTGTTTATAGATCATTGCAAGGACAGTACTCTGGCCTTCCCCTGCCAGCAGCTGAGGACCCACAACACCACGGACACCCAGGTGTATCTACACGTTACCAGTCGGGCCATCATCGAGTACTGCCGAGGGATGAGCTTCGCCCCATTCTCCTGGTCTTATCCCACTTTGCAAGATGACTTTTCTGCGTCTGGCCTAGATCAGGGCAGGAACAACTGGAATCAGGTGGATGACTTTAACTGGCTGGCTGCAGGGACACCATCCCCAAACTGGACCGTCATCCCTGAAATGGAAAGAAAAACCACCTGGGACCCTTAG
- the prph2a gene encoding peripherin-2a: MALMVVKFDLKKRVKLAQTVWFMYWFAVLAGILVLSLGLFFKIELRKRSELMDNNESHFLPNLLIFMGLLACAINAFGGKVCYDSLDPTKFAKWKPVLKSFLVFCVLFNALMLVTALLCFIMRIPLQFTLAEGLRNGMRYYKDTDTPGRCYMKRTLDLMQIEFRCCGNDNFRDWFEIQWVSNRYLDFSAKEVKDRIGSNVDGQYLMDGVPFSCCNPSSPRPCIQYQMTNNTAHYSYDHYTEELNVWKGGCRDALISYYGGIMNTIGALVVLVTMLEVAVTVGLQYVQSSLSTLANPEDIETESEGFLLEKTVKETFTDIMDKMKAVGKGGKVEEGGEEGVATVS; encoded by the exons ATGGCTTTGATGGTGGTCAAGTTCGATCTGAAAAAGCGAGTAAAGCTCGCCCAGACTGTCTGGTTCATGTACTGGTTTGCTGTACTGGCCGGTATCCTTGTCCTCAGCCTGGGCCTGTTCTTCAAAATCGAGCTGCGAAAGCGCTCAGAACTCATGGACAACAACGAGAGCCACTTCCTGCCCAACTTGCTCATATTCATGGGTCTCTTAGCTTGCGCCATCAACGCCTTTGGGGGCAAAGTTTGCTACGACTCTCTGGATCCTACAAAGTTTGCAAAGTGGAAGCCCGTGCTGAAGAGCTTCCTGGTGTTCTGCGTGTTATTCAACGCCCTGATGCTTGTCACCGCTCTGTTGTGTTTCATCATGAGGATCCCGCTGCAGTTCACCCTGGCCGAAGGCCTGAGAAATGGTATGAGGTACTACAAGGACACGGACACGCCGGGACGCTGCTACATGAAGAGGACCCTGGACCTGATGCAAATAGAGTTTCGTTGCTGCGGGAATGACAACTTCAGAGATTGGTTTGAGATTCAGTGGGTCAGCAACCGCTACCTTGACTTCAGCGCCAAAGAGGTCAAAGA TCGCATTGGCAGCAATGTGGACGGCCAGTACCTGATGGACGGAGTGCCGTTCAGCTGCTGTAACCCCAGCTCCCCCAGACCCTGCATCCAGTACCAGATGACCAACAACACGGCTCACTACAGTTACGACCACTACACAGAGGAGCTCAACGTGTGGAAGGGCGGCTGCCGCGACGCCCTGATTTCCTACTATGGAGGCATAATGAACACCATCGGTGCCCTGGTGGTGCTGGTCACGATGCTGGAG GTTGCTGTGACCGTTGGCCTGCAGTACGTCCAGAGCTCCCTGTCCACGCTGGCCAACCCGGAGGACATAGAGACCGAGAGCGAGGGCTTTCTGCTGGAGAAGACGGTCAAGGAGACGTTCACTGACATCATGGATAAAATGAAGGCTGTGGGCAAAGGCGGAAAGGTGGAGGAAGGGGGAGAGGAAGGTGTTGCAACAGTGAGCTGA